The following coding sequences lie in one Equus przewalskii isolate Varuska chromosome 25, EquPr2, whole genome shotgun sequence genomic window:
- the NGB gene encoding neuroglobin: MERPEPELIRQSWRVVSRSPLEHGTVLFARLFDLEPDLLPLFQYNCRQFSSPEDCLSSPEFLDHIRKVMLVIDAAVTNVEDLSSLEEYLAGLGRKHRAVGVKLSSFSTVGESLLYMLEKCLGSAFTPAVRAAWSRLYGAVVQAMSRGWDGE, encoded by the exons ATGGAGCGCCCCGAGCCCGAGCTGATCCGGCAGAGCTGGCGGGTGGTGAGCCGCAGCCCGCTGGAGCACGGCACCGTCCTGTTCGCCAG GCTGTTTGACCTGGAGCCCGACCTGCTGCCCCTCTTCCAGTACAACTGCCGCCAGTTCTCCAGCCCAGAGGACTGCCTCTCCTCCCCCGAGTTCCTGGACCACATCAGGAAG GTGATGCTTGTGATTGATGCTGCCGTGACCAATGTGGAGGACCTGTCCTCGCTGGAGGAGTACCTTGCTGGCCTGGGCAGGAAGCACCGTGCGGTGGGCGTGAAGCTCAGCTCCTTCTCG ACGGTGGGTGAGTCCCTGCTCTACATGCTGGAGAAGTGCCTGGGCTCCGCCTTCACACCAGCCGTGCGGGCCGCCTGGAGCCGGCTCTATGGGGCCGTGGTACAGGCCATGAGTCGAGGCTGGGATGGCGAGTAA